In one Leptospira yasudae genomic region, the following are encoded:
- a CDS encoding DsbA family oxidoreductase has translation METKIAVYSDMVCPWCYIGKKRLEDAVELRKKSHPDDTIEIEWRAFQLNPDLSPEGEDRVLHMTRKFGSMDRIKMMVQRVADIATADGLPFSVEQAGHQPNTFLLHALVRKAKEFGKDSVLSELFFKKFFADGKNLSDPNIISETLKEAGLDENLLEAVKNDDALLQEIQEVEMRGRQLGVSGVPFFVFNEKYAVSGAQETNLFLQVFDQLEKENS, from the coding sequence GTGGAAACTAAGATCGCGGTTTATTCGGACATGGTTTGTCCGTGGTGTTATATCGGAAAAAAAAGATTAGAGGACGCCGTCGAACTTCGAAAAAAGTCCCATCCTGATGATACGATTGAAATCGAATGGAGAGCGTTTCAGCTCAATCCGGATCTTTCTCCGGAAGGCGAGGACCGCGTTCTTCACATGACCCGCAAGTTCGGTTCGATGGATCGGATTAAGATGATGGTTCAACGAGTCGCCGATATCGCGACTGCGGACGGGCTTCCTTTTTCCGTCGAACAAGCCGGTCATCAACCCAATACGTTCTTATTACATGCGCTTGTTCGCAAGGCGAAAGAATTCGGAAAGGATTCCGTTCTTTCGGAACTCTTTTTTAAGAAGTTTTTTGCGGACGGTAAGAATCTTTCGGATCCGAACATCATTTCCGAAACTTTAAAAGAAGCCGGGTTGGACGAGAACCTCCTGGAAGCCGTAAAAAACGACGACGCGCTTTTACAAGAAATTCAAGAAGTCGAAATGAGAGGCCGTCAACTCGGAGTTTCAGGTGTTCCGTTTTTCGTGTTCAACGAAAAATACGCGGTTTCCGGAGCGCAGGAAACGAATCTCTTTTTACAGGTTTTCGACCAACTGGAAAAAGAGAATTCGTAA
- a CDS encoding valine--pyruvate transaminase — MRYSLFGNKFSRQTGIGQLMDDLGNPPPGSCLLGGGNPALIPEVNEVWREIVSKLLESGSMGRILGSYESPSGVLELRETIASILSEESGTVIDKDQIAITNGSQNAFYFLLNFFSGNFGNGNRKKILFPILPEYIGYTDQTLEEDSFLSFSPVIREIGDRYYKYFIDAEKFDSVSKWAEQAGCICVSRPTNPTGNVITDQELEFLITKANNAGIPLLVDNAYGFPFPNVVFGKNSFVHKPGMIQGFSLSKLGLPGVRTGFVLGDPETISMLQRANSVINLTSASPGQFIALDLFRSGKWKDLCEKVILPFYQKKSLFAQETILNRWSSKIDYRIHQSEGAFFLWIWVKNLSLPFNDLYPILKEAGVIIVPGKTFFPGADPSWKHSEECFRLSFVRDDKEIEEGIIRIGRVLEKFSK, encoded by the coding sequence ATGCGATATTCTCTTTTTGGAAACAAATTTTCGAGACAAACGGGAATCGGGCAGCTCATGGACGATCTCGGAAATCCGCCTCCGGGCTCTTGTCTTCTGGGGGGAGGGAACCCTGCCTTGATTCCGGAAGTGAACGAGGTCTGGAGGGAAATCGTTTCCAAACTACTCGAATCGGGGAGCATGGGAAGAATTCTCGGAAGTTACGAATCTCCTTCGGGCGTTCTCGAATTGAGAGAAACGATCGCATCGATTTTATCGGAGGAATCCGGAACCGTTATCGACAAGGATCAAATCGCGATTACGAACGGAAGCCAGAACGCTTTCTACTTTTTATTGAACTTTTTTTCGGGAAATTTCGGCAACGGAAACCGGAAGAAAATTCTCTTTCCGATTCTACCGGAATACATCGGTTATACGGATCAAACTTTGGAGGAAGATTCGTTTTTGTCCTTTTCTCCCGTGATTCGGGAAATCGGAGATCGGTATTATAAATATTTTATCGACGCGGAAAAGTTCGACTCCGTTTCGAAATGGGCCGAACAAGCGGGTTGCATCTGCGTGTCACGCCCCACGAATCCAACGGGCAACGTAATCACGGATCAGGAATTGGAATTTTTGATCACAAAGGCGAATAACGCAGGAATTCCTTTGCTCGTCGACAACGCGTACGGGTTTCCGTTTCCAAACGTCGTCTTTGGGAAGAATTCTTTCGTGCATAAACCCGGAATGATTCAAGGATTCAGTCTTTCCAAGCTGGGCCTTCCCGGAGTCCGCACCGGTTTCGTTTTAGGAGATCCCGAGACGATCTCGATGTTGCAGAGGGCCAATTCGGTTATCAATTTAACGAGCGCGAGTCCCGGACAATTTATCGCATTGGATCTTTTTCGAAGCGGTAAATGGAAAGACCTATGTGAAAAAGTGATCCTTCCTTTTTATCAAAAGAAATCGCTTTTCGCGCAGGAAACGATTCTAAACCGCTGGAGTTCCAAGATCGATTACCGAATTCATCAAAGCGAAGGCGCTTTCTTTCTTTGGATCTGGGTTAAGAATTTATCTTTGCCCTTTAACGATCTTTATCCGATTCTTAAAGAGGCGGGAGTGATCATCGTTCCCGGAAAAACCTTCTTCCCCGGAGCCGATCCGAGTTGGAAACACAGTGAAGAATGTTTTCGATTGAGCTTTGTTCGAGACGACAAAGAGATTGAAGAGGGTATCATAAGAATCGGACGGGTATTGGAAAAATTCTCCAAATAA
- a CDS encoding adenylate/guanylate cyclase domain-containing protein: MEINQSKIKASEISDLTDFLNRYPWPEEWKRFGKTIDTLWEFELDVNVETLWPWLIDTSSFNKRIGIPEMKFVEKEGKLFGRSKNAGILMEWEEVPWEWEYCKGINNARIYSKGLARYVRTRYVLEKLSEEKTKLIVYFGWVPRGIVGKLILPYGMKQMYQEYQKGLAGLLQDIETRQKNEAALLLNKNSKQSSPIAESLKLKQIKTNLLREGIDEALLDRVIHYILSEDENELYRIRIKKLAMEWKIPVESLLLLFLHGCRQGLFTLSWDVICPHCRGVRSELFNLGDVPTQDSCEVCGIDFESTKLNSIEVTFHVHPSIREVQKRFFCAAEPSTKTHIRFQRTIQPGSEYITNLLLNDGVYRLRIAGEKKYNLLELQPSSAESIRWTVDQSAEELTAKPMPTVQIFNAENSPRTFIIEERKEDAIGLRPVELFNFQDFRDLFSEQAIASDLQLDIGVQTILFTDIVGSTRFYLTEGDNGAFKEVREHFVQAFRIIKEHRGAVVKTIGDAVMASFSSPLDSLLASIELQKVFQVTPENRIQIRISIHSGQCLAVNLNSNIDYFGNTVNYASKLQGITDAGEIAFSEAIFRDGEIRNYLKTSGMKVKKVPFKLPWSQEEDPAYKLVQENSKN; the protein is encoded by the coding sequence ATGGAAATCAATCAGAGTAAAATCAAAGCGTCGGAAATATCGGACCTTACCGATTTTTTAAACCGATATCCTTGGCCGGAAGAATGGAAACGATTCGGAAAGACGATAGACACTTTGTGGGAATTCGAACTCGACGTGAACGTCGAAACGCTTTGGCCATGGCTGATCGATACCTCTTCGTTTAACAAAAGGATCGGAATTCCCGAAATGAAATTCGTCGAAAAGGAGGGAAAACTTTTCGGCCGTTCCAAAAATGCAGGAATTCTAATGGAGTGGGAAGAAGTCCCTTGGGAATGGGAATACTGCAAAGGAATCAACAACGCCAGAATCTACAGCAAGGGTTTGGCGCGTTACGTCCGCACCCGATACGTTCTCGAAAAACTTTCCGAAGAAAAGACGAAACTCATCGTTTACTTCGGATGGGTTCCGAGAGGAATCGTCGGAAAGCTGATTCTTCCGTACGGAATGAAACAGATGTATCAGGAATATCAAAAAGGTCTCGCGGGACTTTTACAAGACATTGAAACGAGACAGAAAAACGAAGCCGCGCTCCTTCTGAATAAAAATTCGAAACAATCCTCTCCGATCGCCGAAAGCCTGAAGTTAAAGCAGATCAAAACCAATCTTTTGCGCGAGGGAATCGACGAAGCCTTGCTTGATCGAGTGATTCATTATATTCTCTCCGAAGACGAAAACGAACTCTATCGAATTCGGATTAAAAAGTTGGCGATGGAATGGAAGATTCCGGTCGAAAGTCTTCTCCTTTTATTCTTACACGGTTGCAGACAAGGTTTGTTCACGCTTTCCTGGGACGTAATCTGTCCGCATTGCAGAGGAGTTCGATCCGAGCTGTTCAATCTAGGCGACGTTCCCACGCAGGATTCCTGCGAAGTTTGCGGAATCGATTTCGAATCCACGAAACTCAACTCGATCGAAGTTACGTTCCACGTTCATCCTTCGATTCGGGAAGTGCAGAAGCGATTTTTCTGCGCGGCGGAACCGTCGACAAAAACGCATATCCGATTTCAAAGAACGATTCAACCCGGAAGCGAGTATATTACGAATTTATTGTTGAACGACGGCGTATATCGTCTGCGGATCGCGGGAGAAAAAAAATACAATCTTTTGGAACTGCAACCCTCTTCGGCTGAATCGATCCGATGGACCGTGGATCAATCGGCGGAAGAACTCACCGCAAAACCGATGCCTACGGTTCAAATCTTCAACGCGGAAAATTCGCCTCGAACTTTTATCATCGAAGAAAGAAAAGAGGATGCGATCGGACTCAGACCGGTCGAGCTGTTCAACTTTCAGGATTTTAGGGATTTATTTTCGGAACAGGCGATCGCATCGGATCTGCAGCTGGACATCGGGGTTCAGACGATTCTTTTTACGGACATCGTGGGCTCGACCCGATTCTACCTGACCGAAGGGGACAACGGTGCGTTTAAAGAAGTACGGGAACATTTCGTACAAGCGTTCCGAATCATCAAAGAACACAGAGGCGCCGTGGTAAAAACGATCGGGGACGCGGTGATGGCGTCTTTTTCCAGCCCGTTGGATTCTTTATTGGCCTCGATCGAATTGCAAAAAGTATTTCAAGTAACGCCGGAAAATCGGATTCAGATCCGCATCAGCATCCACTCTGGTCAATGTCTTGCCGTGAATTTAAACAGCAATATCGACTACTTCGGAAATACGGTGAACTACGCGTCGAAATTACAGGGAATCACCGACGCAGGGGAAATCGCGTTTTCCGAAGCGATCTTTCGCGACGGAGAAATCCGAAACTACTTGAAAACCTCGGGAATGAAAGTGAAAAAAGTTCCCTTCAAACTCCCGTGGTCCCAAGAGGAAGATCCGGCTTACAAACTCGTTCAAGAAAATTCTAAAAATTAG